Genomic segment of Drosophila biarmipes strain raj3 chromosome 2L, RU_DBia_V1.1, whole genome shotgun sequence:
TCAGGAGGTGCCAACGAATCTGTGCCGTCAAACGCCAAGACTGAAGAGTTTGTAGGGGAATTcatagtttataaaaataatttgtgtcTGACTGTCATTTATTTGCAGAGAACTAAAAACCAATTCCCTGAAACGCATCCCAAATTTAAGTAGCTGCAGAGACTTAAGGCTGTTGTGAGTTAGGAACATTTCTGGAGTTTTTTCCACAGTATTAATGTGTTTTTTAACCCAGAGATCTATCGAGCAATCAAATCGAATCGGTGCAGGGAAAGCCCTTCAACGGACTCAAGCAGTTGCACGACCTGCTGCTCTCCTACAACCGAATCAAGGCGCTGCCCCAAGACGCCTTTCTGGGCATTCCCAAGCTCCAGCTGCTGTGGGTTAATATTCGATCCGAAATGATCATAGATCACTGAAGAGTATTTGCTTTACTTACAGTGACCTGGAGGGCAACGAGATCTCGCACATTCACAAGGAGGCCTTCTCCGGTTTCACAGCCCTCGAGGATCTCAATTTGGGCAACAACATTTTCCCCGAACTGCCCGAGTCGGGACTGCGTGCCCTGCTCCACCTGAAGACCTTCAACAACCCGAAGCTCAGGGAGTTCCCGCCACCCGACACCTTTCCCCGGATCCAAACTCTTATTCTGTCTTATGCCTACCACTGCTGCGCTTTCCTCCCCTTGGTGGCCATGTCCGCCCAGAAGAAGACCTCCCAGGTCCAGGAGGCCGTGCTCTTCCCCTCCGACGCGGAGTTCGACATGACCCTGTGGAACAACAGCATGATGAATATATGGCCCCAAATGCGTGAGTACagatatacaaaaattaatttattatacaaaaatggGAAGTACAAAGAACTTCTCAAATACtttgataaaaaattttaatttaaagaaactAAAATAGTTTtggttcttttttttaatgctcTAGAATTATAAATTAGAAAACCGTTAATAAGAagaatcttttttaattttaattttaatctaTCCAAAGACAATCTGAGCCAGCAGCTGGGTGCCGCCATGCACGATCCCTGGGAATCGGCGGCCAACTTCAACGAGGAGCAGCTGCAATCGCAGACGGGCGGACAAGTCGCCACCAGCTACATGGAGGAGTACTTCGAGGAGCACGACGCGAGTGGTCCTGGCACGGGGTATGGCTTCGGGACGGGTCTGTTCTCCGGCATGTCCGCCGAGGACTTCCAGCCGGGATCGGTGCAGTGCCTGCCGATGCCAGGACCCTTCCTGCCCTGCGCCGATCTCTTCGACTGGTGGACCCTGCGCTGCGGCGTGTGGGTGGTCTTCCTGCTCTCCCTGCTGGGCAACGGCACCGTGGTCTTCGTGCTCCTCTGCTCGCGCTCCAAGATGGATGTGCCGCGATTTCTGGTCTGCAACCTGGCGGCTGCGGACTTCTTCATGGGCATCTACCTGGGCATCCTGGCCATTGTGGACGCGGCGACGTTGGGCGAGTTCCGCATGTTTGCCATTCCGTGGCAGATGTCGCTGCTCTGCCAGTTGTCCGGCTTTCTCGCCGTGCTCAGCTCCGAGCTGTCTGTCTACACGCTGGCGGTGATCACCTTGGAGCGGAACTATGCCATCACCCATGCCATCCACCTGAACAAGAGGCTGTCCCTGAAGCAGGCGGGCTACATAATGAGTGTGGGCTGGGTATTCGCCCTGGTGATGGCCTTGATGCCCCTGCTGGGCGTCTCGGACTACAGGAAGTTCGCCGTGTGCCTGCCCTTTGAGACCACCACGGGACCGGCCAGCCTGACCTACGTGATCTCACTGATGTTTATCAACGGATGCGCCTTCCTCACCCTGATGGGCTGCTACCTGAAGATGTACTGGGCCATCAGGGGCAGCCAGGCGTGGAACACCAATGACTCGCGCATTGCCAAGCGGATGGCCCTGTTGGTCTTCACGGACTTCCTCTGCTGGTCGCCCATCGCCTTCTTCTCCATCACGGCCATCTTTGGACTGCAGCTGATTTCCCTGGAGCAGGCCAAGATCTTCACGGTTTTTGTGCTGCCCCTCAACAGCTGCTGCAATCCCTTTCTCTACGCCATAATGACCAAGCAGTTCAAGAAGGACTGTGTTACGCTGTGCAAGCACTTCGAGGAATCCCGTGTCGTGGGCGGCGGTCAGGGTGGGCGAGGTGGAGCAGTGGCACGCACCAAGAGGGGTGAGCTGCCGCCACCTCTGCTGCCCGCTGCAGCGGTGGCCCATCCGCCGGGCTGCCGGTGCCTGAGGATGCTGCCCAGCGAAATGCCCAACTGGCACAAGATGGAGCAGACGCCGAGCTTGTGGCACCGGCTGAGGACCTTCTGCTGCGGGGAGAGCAGGAGGCGCCGCAAGCAGCGacggcagccgcagcagcgTCGCCAGAGGGCCTATACCGCCGCTGCCGCCAATCCGTATCAGTATCAGTTCGCCGAACTGCGGCAGCAGCGCCAGAACCGAGCCAGCTCCATTTCCAGCGAGAACTTCTGCAGCTCGCGGTCCTCCAGCTGGCGTCATGGTCCGCCCTCGTCCGCCCCCTTGGCGCCCGGGAACTGCAGCATGCCGCTGAAGATGCTGGAGCCGCATGGCCACCAGCATGGCCATGGGAGGAGGCGCCACTCCGCCTGGCTGATCACCCGCAAGACGTCGCAGGACTCCAACTTGTCCAGCTCGCGGAACGACTCCTCCGCCTCGGCCACCACCGCCAGCACCTCCACCTTCCGGCTGTCGCGATCGAGTGCCGGCAGTAGCACACCCCTGCCCTCGATCATAGGTATGTAGTTCCCTGATTATAACATAATAATGTGCATATAAaagtaatataattataaaaggaTTTGTCTATCGGACACAGTCAAAAGACACTTAGCATgacaattaatttatttctttttttttaattttaagttaaacACAGAAAGctcattaaatgttttaatctCTGACCTTgttgttaaattattttaaaattaaattcctaattattatagttatgtttaattttaatatcatttaaattaattagcaTCAcatgaattttcaaatttgcACAATTTATTCCATTTGAAATGGTTATCCAGCCCACAACGGCAAGGCCCAGTTGGATGCAGTGAAGCCGAGACTGGTCCGCCAGGAAGCGGTGCAGGAGGAAGAGGACTCGTCACCGCCTCGCCTGGGTGTGCGTTTCCTGCCCACCATACCCTCGGCTGCCGACAGTTCGGTCATCATGGAGGACGGCGACTCGGCCAACGCGGGAGTAGCCGGATTTCTGGGCATGCCCCTTCCCGGAGCAGCCAGTGGCTTCCTCATTGCACCCTCCAGCGCCAACACCTCTCCACCACCGGTGGTGCTGCAGCCGGCGAAGCCACCACCCGATCCCAACGACGCACCACCATGATGGTGGGACTGGCGGGGAATTGGATTGGGTCTGGGATTGGGGAGAGCCAACCGGGAGACCTTTCTGTAAGAGTCAAGGGAACAGGACGAAAGCTGACTGTGTTCATAGATTGTATACGGGCGGGATGGCGATGGGATGAGGGCTGGACGAGGGACTTGGCACTTAGGCTAGTAAAGACgcaaagtaaacaaaaaccGCTTTAGGCATCtaatattaaatgtatttgtagCCTTAAGTAGCCAATTTGTTAAGTTAGATCGCGCCGAAGATCAATATCCACTTGAATTGTGACCCTAAGGATAACAATGCTGGAAGGATGAGTCGCTGGTCCAGTTTCTTAAATTGTTGTTGAACCAACGAATCACATAAACTTCCCTGTTTTCAGTAagcgtttttgtttttattgttacaaatataaaataaaaattcaaattcaaattgaaatggatATACTAGTTTATCGAAACAAGTACCTTAACAACAACTTGAGAAACTGGCCGATATGGACAAAGAGTATTAtgtatttcataatttattacGGTAGATTACGTTCTTAACTTTTAACCATACATGTTTACCATAAAGTTCTAGCTCTATaggtatatttatatatgtgtgtatTATTTTCGACGATGCCAAGCATCCATCGGTGTAGAACTTAATCGAACGAAAGGATTGCAAACGAAACCAAGCCATAAACATTCAAATTAAACTATTTCCACATACAAG
This window contains:
- the LOC108034155 gene encoding leucine-rich repeat-containing G-protein coupled receptor 4 isoform X1 — encoded protein: MAARCRWSWRLAFGLLLLLLRLLLLPPAMGLDDETKESPAAGRQQPPVHLPHQQNSEPPSQLTVNRTLTSTSTSTTATPPGIRENVMLPSADPEREAQIMYEKSMQEYHGSQVATASSASSTDVVGGKRTLHAVCERWLQKHCHCTGSLEVLRLSCRGIGILAVPVNLPTEVVVLDLGNNNLTKLEANSFFMVPSLEELTLSDNSIINMDPNAFYGLGKLKRLSLQNCGLKSLPPQSFQGLSQLTSLQLNGNALVSLDGDCLGHLQKLRTLRLEGNLFYRIPTNALAGLRTLEALNLGSNLLTIINDEDFPRMPNLIVLLLKRNQIMKISAGALKNLTALKVLELDDNLISSLPEGLSKLSQLQELSITSNRLRWINDTELPRSMQMLDMRANPLSTISAGAFRGMTKLRKLILSDVRTLRSFPELEACHALEVLKLDRAGIQEVPTNLCRQTPRLKSLELKTNSLKRIPNLSSCRDLRLLDLSSNQIESVQGKPFNGLKQLHDLLLSYNRIKALPQDAFLGIPKLQLLDLEGNEISHIHKEAFSGFTALEDLNLGNNIFPELPESGLRALLHLKTFNNPKLREFPPPDTFPRIQTLILSYAYHCCAFLPLVAMSAQKKTSQVQEAVLFPSDAEFDMTLWNNSMMNIWPQMHNLSQQLGAAMHDPWESAANFNEEQLQSQTGGQVATSYMEEYFEEHDASGPGTGYGFGTGLFSGMSAEDFQPGSVQCLPMPGPFLPCADLFDWWTLRCGVWVVFLLSLLGNGTVVFVLLCSRSKMDVPRFLVCNLAAADFFMGIYLGILAIVDAATLGEFRMFAIPWQMSLLCQLSGFLAVLSSELSVYTLAVITLERNYAITHAIHLNKRLSLKQAGYIMSVGWVFALVMALMPLLGVSDYRKFAVCLPFETTTGPASLTYVISLMFINGCAFLTLMGCYLKMYWAIRGSQAWNTNDSRIAKRMALLVFTDFLCWSPIAFFSITAIFGLQLISLEQAKIFTVFVLPLNSCCNPFLYAIMTKQFKKDCVTLCKHFEESRVVGGGQGGRGGAVARTKRGELPPPLLPAAAVAHPPGCRCLRMLPSEMPNWHKMEQTPSLWHRLRTFCCGESRRRRKQRRQPQQRRQRAYTAAAANPYQYQFAELRQQRQNRASSISSENFCSSRSSSWRHGPPSSAPLAPGNCSMPLKMLEPHGHQHGHGRRRHSAWLITRKTSQDSNLSSSRNDSSASATTASTSTFRLSRSSAGSSTPLPSIIAHNGKAQLDAVKPRLVRQEAVQEEEDSSPPRLGVRFLPTIPSAADSSVIMEDGDSANAGVAGFLGMPLPGAASGFLIAPSSANTSPPPVVLQPAKPPPDPNDAPP
- the LOC108034155 gene encoding lutropin-choriogonadotropic hormone receptor isoform X2, with amino-acid sequence MQMLDMRANPLSTISAGAFRGMTKLRKLILSDVRTLRSFPELEACHALEVLKLDRAGIQEVPTNLCRQTPRLKSLELKTNSLKRIPNLSSCRDLRLLDLSSNQIESVQGKPFNGLKQLHDLLLSYNRIKALPQDAFLGIPKLQLLDLEGNEISHIHKEAFSGFTALEDLNLGNNIFPELPESGLRALLHLKTFNNPKLREFPPPDTFPRIQTLILSYAYHCCAFLPLVAMSAQKKTSQVQEAVLFPSDAEFDMTLWNNSMMNIWPQMHNLSQQLGAAMHDPWESAANFNEEQLQSQTGGQVATSYMEEYFEEHDASGPGTGYGFGTGLFSGMSAEDFQPGSVQCLPMPGPFLPCADLFDWWTLRCGVWVVFLLSLLGNGTVVFVLLCSRSKMDVPRFLVCNLAAADFFMGIYLGILAIVDAATLGEFRMFAIPWQMSLLCQLSGFLAVLSSELSVYTLAVITLERNYAITHAIHLNKRLSLKQAGYIMSVGWVFALVMALMPLLGVSDYRKFAVCLPFETTTGPASLTYVISLMFINGCAFLTLMGCYLKMYWAIRGSQAWNTNDSRIAKRMALLVFTDFLCWSPIAFFSITAIFGLQLISLEQAKIFTVFVLPLNSCCNPFLYAIMTKQFKKDCVTLCKHFEESRVVGGGQGGRGGAVARTKRGELPPPLLPAAAVAHPPGCRCLRMLPSEMPNWHKMEQTPSLWHRLRTFCCGESRRRRKQRRQPQQRRQRAYTAAAANPYQYQFAELRQQRQNRASSISSENFCSSRSSSWRHGPPSSAPLAPGNCSMPLKMLEPHGHQHGHGRRRHSAWLITRKTSQDSNLSSSRNDSSASATTASTSTFRLSRSSAGSSTPLPSIIAHNGKAQLDAVKPRLVRQEAVQEEEDSSPPRLGVRFLPTIPSAADSSVIMEDGDSANAGVAGFLGMPLPGAASGFLIAPSSANTSPPPVVLQPAKPPPDPNDAPP